A single Chromatiales bacterium DNA region contains:
- a CDS encoding ligand-binding protein SH3, whose protein sequence is MNGLIANFPYNGVVTVNRVLIKPGYSVDDLQERVALLCENVKTFHSETGFVGGFVALNSGQISNEGSTVGQAVDSDLKDREALIVTFWRSFEDHEASHRSDTFQPLFRQVLELCENGNEEIAYEMLWSGRAYSPEDARLAREAKARHAA, encoded by the coding sequence ATGAACGGTCTGATCGCAAACTTCCCCTATAACGGCGTGGTGACCGTCAACCGCGTCCTGATCAAGCCCGGCTACAGCGTGGACGACCTGCAGGAACGCGTCGCGCTGCTGTGCGAGAACGTCAAGACCTTCCACTCGGAAACGGGCTTTGTCGGCGGGTTTGTGGCGCTCAACAGCGGCCAGATCTCCAACGAGGGCTCCACGGTCGGTCAGGCCGTCGACAGCGATCTGAAGGACCGCGAGGCGTTGATCGTCACGTTCTGGCGCTCGTTCGAAGACCACGAAGCCTCGCATCGCAGCGACACCTTCCAGCCACTGTTCCGGCAGGTGCTGGAACTCTGCGAGAACGGCAACGAGGAAATCGCCTACGAGATGCTCTGGTCCGGCCGCGCCTACAGTCCGGAGGACGCCCGCCTGGCACGCGAAGCCAAGGCCCGCCATGCGGCCTGA
- a CDS encoding class I SAM-dependent methyltransferase: MSDLAFSKKYDRKHSEQYFEKHNTGIRRRMTNWREHRLAAHALALLGNPGSVLDIPCGTGRFWDLLTADPDRNVLAADLNEGMLETARTHRDAALLERIDRLFQSSAFDIDLPDASVDCVFSIRLLHHIVAPEDRLRILREYHRVARQSAIVSLWVDGSVQARSRQKRDARRARDGYQNRLVIPRATIESEFAQSGFEIVAALDVLPRISMWRMYALRKRP; this comes from the coding sequence GTGTCCGATCTCGCATTTTCAAAGAAATACGATCGCAAACACTCCGAACAGTATTTCGAGAAGCACAACACCGGCATTCGCCGCCGCATGACCAATTGGCGCGAGCACCGGCTCGCCGCACACGCGCTGGCACTGCTGGGCAACCCAGGTTCGGTGCTGGACATCCCCTGTGGCACGGGTCGATTCTGGGATCTGCTGACCGCCGACCCCGATCGAAACGTGCTGGCCGCGGATCTGAACGAAGGCATGCTGGAAACCGCGCGCACCCATCGCGACGCGGCGCTGCTCGAACGCATCGACCGTCTGTTTCAGTCGTCCGCGTTCGACATCGACCTGCCCGACGCAAGTGTCGACTGCGTATTCAGCATCCGGCTCCTGCATCACATCGTCGCGCCCGAAGACCGGCTGCGCATCCTGCGTGAATATCATCGCGTGGCACGCCAGAGCGCAATCGTCTCGCTGTGGGTCGATGGCAGCGTGCAGGCACGGTCGCGACAGAAGCGCGATGCGCGTCGCGCACGCGACGGTTACCAGAACCGACTCGTCATCCCGCGCGCCACGATCGAATCCGAGTTCGCACAATCCGGCTTCGAAATCGTTGCCGCGCTCGACGTGTTGCCGCGCATTTCGATGTGGCGGATGTACGCGCTACGCAAACGACCGTGA
- a CDS encoding sensor histidine kinase N-terminal domain-containing protein yields MTRTDRKTVSGVNSIRRRLLAWLVGVTTLAWAAFVPWSFWDTREDIGEMFDARLVQFAELLLSLIAHERGELEHSGGTGETVVAVVEDLVSQFDDEHELRRKVAFQIEVGNGRQFYRSQAAPTQRFTGRPNAFSEGDYAGEVWRVFTATDGDEIVVHVAETLDVRGHLINDFTLQLIGPLFVLLPSMALLIWFGVGRALQPIDRLAQRVALRDPDRLDGLSIESTPVEVRPLVEALNRLFLRLGAAFERERRFTADAAHELRTPLAAMRTQAQVARRTADASQRNHALERLQDAADRTARLVEQLLTLARVDETTIERDHEIDLAAIARAVCMDSDPNGTTKAHELVCSADDPVFVRANADLANVVVRNLVDNALRYTPDGGRVHVRVSNGSAYGVLHVDDSGPGIEPDQRSDAFARFHRLQRRSGGGAGLGLSIVRRIVEHHGGRVELGTSGLGGLRVSVTWPRGQAGAVRGNAGLS; encoded by the coding sequence GTGACGCGGACGGACCGCAAGACCGTATCCGGTGTGAATTCCATCCGCCGCCGGTTGCTGGCGTGGCTGGTAGGCGTGACCACGCTCGCTTGGGCGGCATTCGTTCCGTGGAGTTTCTGGGACACCCGCGAGGACATTGGCGAGATGTTCGACGCGCGGCTGGTGCAGTTTGCCGAACTGCTGCTGTCGCTGATTGCCCACGAGCGTGGTGAACTGGAGCATTCGGGCGGCACCGGTGAGACGGTGGTCGCCGTTGTAGAGGACCTCGTCTCACAGTTTGACGACGAACATGAGCTGCGTCGCAAGGTCGCCTTTCAGATCGAGGTCGGAAACGGGAGGCAGTTCTATCGTTCGCAGGCGGCGCCGACGCAACGCTTTACCGGTCGTCCGAACGCGTTTTCCGAAGGCGACTATGCTGGCGAGGTGTGGCGGGTATTCACGGCCACCGACGGTGACGAGATCGTCGTGCATGTGGCCGAAACCCTGGATGTGCGCGGCCACCTCATCAACGACTTTACGTTGCAGCTGATCGGGCCGCTGTTTGTGCTGCTCCCATCAATGGCCTTGCTCATCTGGTTCGGTGTCGGTCGCGCGTTGCAACCGATCGACCGGCTTGCACAGCGGGTTGCCCTGCGCGATCCGGATCGGCTGGACGGACTTTCGATCGAAAGCACGCCGGTCGAGGTGCGGCCGCTCGTCGAAGCGCTGAACCGCCTGTTTCTGAGGCTTGGCGCGGCGTTTGAACGCGAGCGCCGGTTTACCGCGGATGCAGCACATGAACTCCGCACGCCGCTGGCGGCGATGCGTACCCAGGCACAGGTGGCCCGACGCACGGCCGATGCCAGTCAGCGCAATCATGCACTGGAACGCTTGCAGGATGCGGCTGATCGCACGGCGCGGCTGGTTGAACAATTGCTGACACTGGCACGGGTGGACGAAACGACGATCGAACGCGATCACGAGATCGACCTTGCGGCGATCGCGCGCGCTGTCTGCATGGACTCAGACCCGAATGGGACCACCAAAGCACATGAACTCGTTTGCTCGGCGGACGATCCGGTATTCGTGCGCGCAAATGCGGATCTCGCAAACGTCGTGGTGCGAAACCTCGTCGACAACGCATTGCGCTACACACCGGACGGCGGGCGCGTGCATGTGCGGGTCAGCAACGGCAGCGCGTATGGTGTGTTGCATGTGGATGACAGCGGCCCCGGCATCGAACCTGATCAACGCTCCGATGCATTCGCGCGGTTTCACCGGCTGCAACGGCGTTCCGGCGGCGGCGCCGGTCTGGGGTTGTCGATTGTGCGGCGCATCGTCGAACACCATGGCGGTCGGGTCGAACTGGGCACGAGCGGGCTTGGCGGTCTGCGTGTCTCGGTGACCTGGCCGCGCGGCCAGGCCGGCGCGGTGCGCGGAAATGCCGGACTGTCCTGA
- a CDS encoding winged helix-turn-helix domain-containing protein, whose amino-acid sequence MRILLIEDDELLGDGIVAGLRLAGERVEWCHTGRQGDAALAANEFDAVILDRGLPDGDGLERLVAWRRAGKETPVLVLTARGEVRDRIWGLDRGADDYLSKPFDLDELLARIRALHRRRLGHAEPVLRHGEVALDPAARRVSLGNRDVALTPREFDVLRVLLERVGRVVSRAQIEDVLYEWGGEIESNAVEVYVHYLRRKLGRDLIRTERGLGYVIDSAHA is encoded by the coding sequence ATGCGAATTCTGTTGATTGAGGACGACGAACTGCTTGGCGATGGCATCGTGGCCGGTCTGCGCCTCGCCGGCGAGCGCGTGGAATGGTGCCACACGGGTCGGCAGGGCGACGCGGCGCTGGCGGCCAACGAATTCGATGCCGTGATCCTTGACCGTGGCCTGCCCGACGGGGACGGGCTGGAGCGGCTCGTGGCGTGGCGCCGCGCCGGAAAGGAAACGCCGGTTCTCGTCCTGACAGCGCGTGGCGAGGTGCGCGATCGTATCTGGGGCCTGGATCGTGGCGCGGACGACTACCTTTCCAAGCCGTTCGATCTGGACGAACTGCTGGCGCGCATTCGTGCGTTGCATCGCCGCCGGCTGGGACATGCCGAGCCGGTGCTGCGCCACGGCGAGGTTGCGCTCGATCCGGCCGCACGGCGGGTCAGCCTGGGCAACCGCGATGTCGCATTGACGCCGCGCGAATTCGATGTATTGCGCGTGCTGCTCGAGCGGGTCGGCCGGGTGGTTTCGCGTGCACAGATCGAGGACGTTCTGTATGAATGGGGCGGTGAGATCGAAAGCAACGCCGTCGAGGTCTACGTGCACTATCTGCGTCGCAAGCTGGGGCGGGATCTGATCCGCACCGAGCGTGGTCTGGGCTACGTGATCGACAGCGCGCACGCGTGA
- a CDS encoding alpha/beta fold hydrolase produces MHCDRLRGRDSMRLKAPGRWWRFGFSAILVVAILGIAAVLAAGEYLARPVQLTVGPPPAALSARRVALTAEGGGAVAGWFARGESGGGVVLLLHGVRSDRRQMTARAIALRDQGFGVVLIDLPAHGESDGARISFGWHEARGVEAAARFIEAEFPGERVGVIGASLGAAALLFSHWERAPDAVVLEALYPTIGEAVDNRLKIRFGPLGSLLAPALLWQLPARLGIGADQLRPIDRIERWRMPALVVSGQEDRHTTAAETRRLHERANEPKELWLVPGAGHVDLARFAGPDYAERVYGFLHTHLRRPSTVDSAIGL; encoded by the coding sequence GTGCATTGCGACCGATTGCGTGGGCGTGATTCCATGCGGCTCAAGGCGCCGGGCCGGTGGTGGCGTTTCGGGTTCAGCGCAATTCTCGTTGTCGCCATCCTTGGCATCGCGGCGGTCCTCGCCGCCGGTGAATACCTCGCTCGCCCGGTGCAACTGACGGTTGGGCCGCCGCCCGCCGCATTGTCGGCAAGGCGGGTTGCCCTGACTGCGGAAGGTGGCGGGGCCGTCGCCGGCTGGTTCGCGCGCGGCGAATCCGGAGGTGGGGTGGTGTTGCTGTTGCACGGCGTGCGCAGCGATCGCCGACAGATGACCGCCCGAGCCATTGCACTGCGGGATCAGGGTTTCGGCGTCGTACTGATCGATCTGCCCGCGCATGGCGAGAGTGACGGCGCGCGGATCAGCTTCGGCTGGCATGAGGCGCGCGGCGTCGAGGCCGCCGCGCGGTTCATCGAGGCGGAATTTCCCGGCGAACGGGTCGGCGTGATCGGCGCTTCGCTTGGCGCGGCAGCGCTGCTGTTCTCGCACTGGGAGCGCGCGCCCGACGCAGTCGTCCTGGAAGCCCTGTATCCGACCATCGGCGAGGCGGTCGATAACCGCCTGAAGATCCGATTTGGCCCGTTGGGTTCGCTGCTTGCGCCGGCGCTGCTCTGGCAGCTGCCCGCGCGGCTGGGCATCGGCGCCGATCAACTTCGCCCGATCGACCGGATCGAACGCTGGCGCATGCCGGCATTGGTGGTTTCCGGCCAGGAAGATCGCCACACCACGGCCGCGGAAACCCGCCGACTCCACGAGCGCGCCAATGAGCCCAAGGAACTCTGGCTGGTGCCCGGTGCCGGGCATGTAGACCTGGCGAGATTCGCCGGTCCGGACTATGCGGAGCGGGTCTATGGATTCCTGCACACGCATTTGCGGAGGCCTTCGACGGTGGATTCCGCGATTGGATTGTGA
- a CDS encoding HAMP domain-containing protein, with amino-acid sequence MRSLLRSSALRLALKYTLIYAIAAAVLLGATVWYAGRGVDDAVTAALVNTLGDLDAAYRQGGHAAVSARLARHEKAEAEEGQYFALVDAEAEWIAGSFVRWPGEADIEPDSRVHQVWIDEEDLPGVIEDQAYWPAISGAFADGSRVLVAQPVEQAEGLREAADVLIEGMAMGIPLMLLMGITLALAFERRMRSIDRTAASIMAGDLGRRVPVSVRNDEFDNLARRLNSMLERIQQLVRGIRTVTDNIAHDLRTPLTRLRNRLEVALLEPRSEAEYREELERAIEDAAGLIQTFNALLSIAQVEAGNHRSEWDEIDLRSIVDDLVDLYRPLAEERGQDLRLEMEGDTRIVGSRDLLAPVIGNLIDNAIKYTPVDGVIDVAVRGRRNAVELTVADSGPGIPAEERERVFERFVRLDASRGTDGNGLGLSLVRAAVRLHQAELTLDDNAPGLIVRVRFPRD; translated from the coding sequence ATGCGTAGCCTGCTGCGCAGCAGCGCGCTGCGTCTCGCGCTCAAATACACGCTGATCTACGCGATCGCGGCCGCGGTGCTGCTTGGCGCAACCGTCTGGTATGCCGGGCGCGGAGTGGATGACGCGGTCACCGCAGCGCTGGTCAACACGCTTGGCGATCTGGATGCCGCGTATCGACAGGGCGGGCATGCAGCCGTGTCCGCGAGACTTGCGCGGCACGAGAAAGCCGAGGCGGAGGAAGGCCAGTACTTCGCGCTCGTCGATGCCGAGGCTGAATGGATTGCCGGCAGTTTCGTGCGCTGGCCGGGCGAGGCCGATATCGAGCCCGACTCTCGCGTGCACCAGGTCTGGATCGACGAGGAGGACCTGCCGGGTGTGATCGAAGACCAAGCGTACTGGCCGGCCATCAGTGGCGCATTCGCCGATGGCAGCCGCGTGCTCGTCGCGCAACCCGTCGAACAGGCCGAGGGCCTGCGTGAAGCCGCGGACGTTCTCATCGAAGGCATGGCCATGGGGATACCGCTTATGCTGCTGATGGGGATCACGCTGGCACTGGCGTTCGAAAGGCGCATGCGTTCGATAGACCGCACGGCGGCGAGCATCATGGCCGGCGACCTTGGCCGCCGGGTGCCGGTGTCCGTACGCAACGACGAGTTCGACAACCTGGCCCGGCGCCTCAATTCGATGCTCGAACGCATCCAGCAGCTGGTGCGCGGCATTCGCACGGTCACCGACAACATCGCGCACGATCTGCGCACACCGTTGACGCGGTTGCGCAACCGGCTCGAGGTCGCCCTGCTCGAACCGCGCAGCGAAGCCGAATACCGCGAGGAACTGGAGCGCGCCATCGAGGACGCCGCCGGTTTGATCCAGACCTTCAACGCGCTTCTCAGCATTGCCCAGGTCGAGGCCGGCAATCATCGCAGTGAGTGGGACGAGATCGATCTGCGCAGTATCGTGGACGATCTTGTCGATCTGTACCGACCGCTGGCCGAGGAGCGCGGTCAGGACCTGCGGCTCGAGATGGAAGGCGATACGCGCATCGTCGGCAGTCGTGATCTGCTTGCGCCGGTCATCGGCAACCTGATCGACAACGCGATCAAATACACGCCGGTCGATGGCGTGATCGACGTCGCCGTGCGCGGCCGGCGCAATGCCGTTGAACTCACCGTCGCCGATTCCGGTCCGGGCATACCGGCCGAGGAGCGCGAGCGCGTGTTCGAACGCTTCGTGCGGCTCGATGCGTCGCGCGGCACCGACGGCAACGGCCTCGGTCTGAGTCTGGTTCGCGCCGCCGTGCGCCTGCATCAGGCCGAGCTGACACTCGACGACAACGCGCCGGGCCTGATCGTGCGCGTCCGCTTTCCGCGCGATTGA
- a CDS encoding response regulator transcription factor: MHLLLIEDDLRAAEYLVKGLGESGHVVDHAKDGDDGLHLALTGSYDVIICDRMLPKRDGLAIVRMLRADANQTPVLVLSALGEVDDRVAGLRAGGDDYLVKPYAFSELLARIDALARRAQPDTTTERLHVGDLELDLRMQTARRGDRAIRLQPREYRLLEYLMRQAGRVVTRTMLLENVWDFSFDPQTNVIDVQVSRLRSKIDRGFDSPLLHTVRGAGYRLGTNA; the protein is encoded by the coding sequence ATGCATCTTTTACTGATCGAAGACGACCTGCGCGCGGCCGAGTACCTGGTCAAGGGGCTTGGCGAGTCGGGTCATGTCGTCGATCACGCGAAGGATGGCGATGACGGTCTGCACCTCGCGTTGACCGGGAGTTACGACGTCATCATCTGTGACCGCATGCTGCCGAAGCGTGACGGGCTTGCGATCGTGCGCATGCTGCGGGCCGATGCCAACCAGACACCGGTGCTGGTGTTGTCGGCGCTCGGCGAGGTGGATGATCGTGTCGCCGGTCTGCGCGCCGGAGGGGACGATTATCTGGTCAAGCCGTACGCGTTTTCAGAACTGCTGGCGCGCATCGACGCACTGGCACGGCGTGCCCAGCCGGATACGACGACCGAACGCCTGCACGTCGGCGACCTGGAGCTCGATCTGCGCATGCAGACCGCGCGGCGCGGGGACCGTGCGATTCGCTTACAGCCGCGCGAGTACCGTTTGCTGGAATACCTCATGCGTCAGGCCGGTCGTGTCGTGACGCGCACGATGTTGCTGGAAAACGTCTGGGATTTCAGTTTCGATCCTCAGACCAATGTGATCGACGTGCAGGTCAGCCGGCTGCGTTCGAAGATCGATCGCGGATTCGACAGTCCACTTCTGCATACGGTGCGCGGAGCAGGCTATCGCCTGGGCACGAATGCGTAG
- a CDS encoding DUF58 domain-containing protein has protein sequence MQTASDPYATPMLGPADLARLRALARGCDFPPQSPPWIEAAAHGDRLARITGSGLELEELRPYQPDDELRRIDPRASQRLGRPIVRVYREEQLPSAYAVCDAGSSMRFGTRGGLKLAQAARVSALFGIAAARHGFAVGGERADAGGRIDPVPPRTGDAHLARWLARLAEPAPPLADDGGRALASALQALARRVPAGAFVLIASDWRFLDAVPEATLAELARRTHLRAVGIQDAAEYALPDVGQQRFGRDADAVPMTLATGDSAVQATTAGELAAQRERAGRRLARHGVVLHWFAPGIDCAERLCQLLRWNPTSR, from the coding sequence ATGCAGACGGCAAGCGATCCCTACGCCACTCCAATGCTCGGCCCGGCCGATCTCGCACGGCTGCGCGCACTCGCGCGCGGCTGCGACTTCCCGCCGCAGAGTCCGCCCTGGATCGAGGCCGCCGCACATGGCGACCGGCTCGCGCGCATCACCGGCAGCGGCCTGGAACTCGAGGAGCTGCGCCCCTACCAGCCCGACGACGAACTGCGTCGCATCGATCCACGTGCCAGCCAGCGGCTGGGTCGGCCGATCGTGCGCGTTTATCGAGAAGAACAGCTGCCGAGCGCCTATGCCGTCTGCGACGCCGGCTCGAGCATGCGCTTCGGCACCCGCGGCGGCCTCAAGCTCGCACAGGCCGCGCGCGTCAGCGCCCTGTTCGGGATTGCGGCGGCGCGGCATGGCTTTGCGGTGGGCGGCGAGCGCGCCGATGCCGGCGGCCGCATCGACCCGGTGCCACCACGCACCGGCGACGCGCACCTGGCACGCTGGCTGGCGCGACTCGCCGAACCCGCCCCGCCGCTCGCAGACGATGGCGGACGGGCACTCGCCAGTGCCCTGCAGGCACTTGCGCGGCGTGTACCGGCCGGTGCGTTCGTGCTGATCGCCAGTGACTGGCGCTTTCTCGACGCCGTGCCGGAGGCCACGCTTGCCGAACTCGCGCGGCGCACCCACCTGCGCGCGGTCGGTATCCAGGACGCCGCCGAATACGCGCTGCCCGACGTCGGCCAGCAGCGGTTCGGCCGCGATGCAGACGCAGTCCCCATGACCCTTGCGACCGGGGATTCCGCCGTGCAGGCCACCACCGCCGGCGAACTGGCCGCACAGCGCGAACGCGCAGGCCGACGCCTGGCCCGCCATGGCGTGGTGCTGCACTGGTTCGCGCCCGGGATCGACTGTGCCGAACGCCTCTGCCAGCTGCTGCGATGGAACCCGACCTCACGCTGA
- a CDS encoding VWA domain-containing protein, translating into MSFAEPWWLALGVLPWLALRAVGAGPVGRRPLLRHPFADRLGVAQRSVAPRRSGSLAAALGFSLLAVALARPQTVGDWLAPPVASRQIVMVVDSSQSMSIRDYRLGDAPASRMQVLRATLARFVGARRGDEFALVNFATRAATFLPMTHDADVALSMIERLRAGLGGDDTAIGDGIGLALREITGADGPRPALLVFSDGEQNAGELSLAEAGALARAAGVPVYVIRVSARPPPETGAGYDLRRLAADTGGRWFQAGSGADLDAVIATVGALEPLVQRAPTQRAQIEWYPPLVWAAATLLVLAAVARIRRLAR; encoded by the coding sequence GTGAGCTTCGCCGAACCGTGGTGGCTCGCGCTGGGTGTGCTGCCGTGGCTGGCGCTGCGCGCAGTCGGCGCCGGTCCGGTCGGGCGCCGGCCACTGCTGCGCCATCCGTTCGCGGATCGGCTCGGCGTCGCGCAGCGCAGCGTCGCGCCGCGACGCAGCGGCTCACTGGCCGCCGCGCTGGGCTTCAGCCTGCTCGCCGTCGCGCTGGCGCGCCCGCAGACCGTCGGCGACTGGCTCGCCCCGCCGGTCGCGAGCCGGCAGATCGTCATGGTCGTCGACAGCTCGCAGAGCATGTCGATCCGCGACTATCGGCTCGGCGACGCGCCCGCCTCGCGCATGCAGGTGCTGCGCGCAACGCTGGCGCGGTTCGTCGGTGCACGGCGTGGCGACGAGTTCGCGCTGGTGAATTTCGCCACGCGCGCGGCGACCTTCCTGCCGATGACCCACGATGCGGATGTGGCGCTTTCCATGATCGAACGCCTGCGTGCCGGGCTCGGCGGCGACGACACGGCGATCGGCGACGGCATCGGGCTCGCGCTGCGCGAGATCACGGGTGCCGACGGCCCGCGTCCGGCCCTGCTGGTGTTCAGCGACGGTGAACAGAATGCCGGCGAGCTGTCGCTGGCCGAGGCCGGCGCCCTGGCCCGCGCCGCCGGCGTGCCGGTGTACGTGATCCGGGTCAGCGCCCGACCGCCACCCGAAACCGGCGCCGGCTACGACCTGCGCCGGCTCGCCGCTGACACCGGCGGGCGCTGGTTTCAGGCCGGCAGCGGCGCGGACCTGGACGCCGTGATCGCGACGGTCGGCGCACTCGAGCCCCTGGTACAGCGCGCGCCGACGCAGCGAGCGCAGATCGAGTGGTATCCGCCGCTCGTGTGGGCGGCCGCGACGCTGCTCGTGCTGGCCGCGGTCGCGCGCATCCGGCGCCTCGCGCGATGA